The genomic region TACTGGCTTACCCAGCTGGCTACCCCTGTAAGCTGGCAGTAATGGTAGTAATGGTAGCACCAGCAGCACCACCAGTACCACCAGCACTAACAATAGTTGCACCTGCTACCCTCCCCTGAGCATACAGCCGCGTCAGGTTGTGACTCATAATCACTTTCCGTTCCATCACTATCTGGCATTACCTGCGACGACTGCCGTGGCCAGCCCACAACGGTCTGGAAACCCGATTTTACTGGCCACAAGTTGATTTTTCCAAGTTCGATAGATCGACAATAAATTTCGATCGGTTATAAACTGCCAGCCTctccaaataaaaaatattatccaTTGCAGATGGTgttctaaaaaagaaaagatactCACTTACATTCCAATTATAGCCCAATTTTATTATAGTCTATATAGACTACATTTATAGTCCAATTTTACTCcttggcaaaaagtattcgaacactttttaaAACTAGGCTGGATGACTTgaatgttttcttttttaatgttagagggactagttCACTGTGCGGTGACTGAAgtactattttttttattttgtgatCCAAATTTATAGTGAAAatctattatataatttaaagtTTATGATTAAATTTCATTGAAAGATCTAATGAAACTTAATTTTCTATTACTTAAAATCGGTTGACGCAAGCTGCGTATAGAGAAGACTAAAAGAAGAATTCTGCGAATAGAAAAATCTTCTTTCGTTACTGGCTTTTTATATGCAACAGCAAAATTTGAGCGATTTTATCAGGCTCGCATGGTTGCACGCTCCTTTAAGAGTGAACTTTCGTTGATGCTAAAAAATGCGTGGTTCTCTTTCCTCGAAGTTATGTGGATCGACCCGGATACGTTTAGTTTCGCCGCATGGTCTTACAATATATTTATAGGTCATGGTATGAAATGATGTGGACGCATATCAATGGATAACTTAAAAAGCTAGCTACTGCCCAGCCAGGTTACGGATATAGCCATGAATGCGAGTATAGATTTCACGAGAATGATGGTACTGCCATCAAATATTCAATAAAATTGATTCCGTTGAGTACATTAGCAGTACCAACGATGGCGATACTATCACGGTTAAATGAAAGATGATATTGTAAAGTGAATACAAAATGATAGAACATGTAGACAAGTTTTTTAAACAGTGAGATCGATTCAAAGAATACGTATGCATAATTCACCGATGCGCAGACTATACAGTACCAGTAgacaatatattaaataaacataTATGTACACATAGTGTGTTCTACTAATTTAAGGTACAGTTCCCGTAATTTGGTAAAACGGCGAAAACGCCCAACAGCCTTTTTGTCTTTAACCCGAAATTCTCTGTTCAAGTACGTTACATTAGCATTTTCTACATTATTTAATTGTGCACTTTAAAAGTTGGTTCTCCTCATTGCCATTACTGTCGCGCTCATCGTTGCCGATATTTCAGGAAGTTTCTTAGCAAGAATCGAGTATTCTGTATATCTCATTTGTATTACAGTTTTGAGATTTGAAAGCCAAAGTTTAAATGATGTTATAATTTCTTTGATTCGGTGATGTGCAAGCCCCGGAGAGTACATTACTGTACCAATATagtgaaataatataaataatcaaCGTAACACTTAGAAAATGGCTTCCAATTGGAAACAATGTAAAGTTATTCTTCAATTCTCTGCAACTTATGAAGCTCTTTGCTAGGCttgtttttatataaattaagaAAACGTTGAATACATTGACTCACCGATCGGTGATTACTGACTGCAATCGGCAGTGGATCTCGTTTGGTAATGGTTTTGAATTGCTGCTTGTGGTTGTGGATGTTTACAAAGCCAAAATAAAGATCCTATGGATAGTATTGAAATGCATGTTATTGTTCCATTTAatgattaaatataattttgtttcagtCAGAAAATTAAACTAAATAATTTTGAAAAGACAAATAAACTTACAGAATTTTTCCACGATCATCAATAGCTTCTGGTTTGTCTGGTTACTCTGCTAACAACATTTGAAGTCATGTTGATCTATAAACATAAAAAATGTTCATAGTGCATAAAaatgataattatttattttaaaaagttGTAATAGTGTTTGTTTATCTAATAATGTTacttcattaatttgaagagtGCTAGTtgcttacataaaaaatatacatTGTTTGTTTAACAAATTATGTTTAAACAATGGCAAAACTATTAAATCAACTAAATATTTGTAAATTCGAAGGAGCTAGAAGCCCGCGATCCTACTCGTACGACTTGCGCGTAAACTATGAGTGGCGCGAGAATGGTGGCCTGTGATTGGTCGAAAATTCGAACTGCTTGTGAAACTTTAGGAGCTGGAAAACCGTTACCAGTGCAAGAGACGAATGACATTTCCCGCAGCTACTTTCGAGCAAGCAAATACAAATAGAATACCCGAGAATACCCAATAGAATTATTAGCTccgaaatattaattatacgaAGCAATTAGTAAATATCTCGGTGCAAAAGAACGCAATAACGGAATTCCGCCAAAGAACAACGAAGCAAAACTTTAAACTTACCCATTTCCTACGAAAACGTCAGAATTTTGCCACAAATTGCACCACCGCACTTCTAACCACGTtataattgatattttattactgttaagtcgcaatatttaaattaatatttaaaaaagcaAATTAGCGAGTACTCGCTAATAACGCGTCTTCGACCCTTGCGTGAGAGACAGTAGACCCCTTGTGGAGACAAAATGAACCATACAGCGTCACGTGACCTTCCTTCATTCCTTTGATTTGAAATCTGGCGGCAATTTGGTACTTGATTTCTCAAAACGTAGACAATGGTAGAACTATACTGTTATGTTTAATGGAACAGCCAATTAATGTTTAATCTGTATAATTTTTATCCAATCTCATATTTTCTTGAAACCTCtatattttcttgaaattctatacatttttttatttgttaataaagaatttataattaatattattagttaAGATAAACATAGCATTTTCCTTCTAATTTACAATATTCTCGGCGAGAAAGAAGTTGAAAAATTTTAGAAGCATATGAAATTGTTTTATTGCATACACGTGTAGAAGAAATAATACAAATCATTAAACTAATACATTTGTCAAAATGATTGCCAATTTATATAAACGAATATTGCCAATGATTCGCAAAAGTTTGGTtaacaaataacaaaatatttCCTAGCAGATGTGATGTATCCAGTGTCTGGTACAACAACAGAAAAAATTCAGTTTTCATTGCACGTGTCAATTGTCTTTTATCAATTCCACTCTACCGAATTATgcatttaaattttaataaaaaaagttGATATAAGTAAACATTAAGTCTAATGACTTATGcgtatatacagtttacataaTCGCGCAAGTGTACATCATACCATCATATGTACACAGAGTGAATTACTTGTTTTACAATAAGTATCCATTGTCAACATTTTCCAAATCTAAATACATGTGTAAGTGAACACATATATTTATCGATTACAAATATCGATTATTGATTTTTATGATAATTCTATGAAATAAGTAACGTCATTTGCGAAAATATTGCTCAGATACATTATTTTATCTATAGTTATCctttaatttattttagaaaTGATCCCAATCAAGAATCTAGatatgtaaattatattaaaaatcctGTAAACTCAGAAATTTAGAAAAAAGCCACAAAAATAATTCTATCTATAAGTATAATCAACAATGATCAAATTTATAAGTATAAATTTAATACATACatgattataaatataatatgactAGTAGAATTTGATTGCGCCTTACGCTGCCACACAAATCATAAGGAATCAAAATGACAGTCAGccacatatatttgaaaaatGCTTATTAATGAATATCCATTAATTTCACCTAGTATTCACAATATCTCAGTATCGTTCGTTATTATCTCTCTTTAGCAATATTGTCTTATAATGCACATCTCATCCCaacaatttaaattttataGCCAAGTGTtactattaaattttttttcattCTGTTACACTCTGTGCACATATGTTCATACGAATGTTAGacctataataatatttatacatattatttatcaGTACGTATATATACATACGCATATACAATTTAACGAAGGAACTGCGCTATTTTGCGTATTCGTACATGTTTATTTTAATTCTTAATTTGAACAAGAAAATCGAATAAGAAAAGCGATTAAAAATGGCTATAAATTGGTTCTGATTTTCGATAGTCACCAAAATCAAAATGATGTTTATAACAACAGCTATGGGTAAAAAGGTCTCTGGTAATTTTGTATGGGTCGTTACATAACGATTACTAATCGATTCTGATGTAGATCTGTACTGTTCCTTGAAATatatctgcttcgcattcacaTTCCTTTATGAATTTAAAACTTCATTAGTTTCCAAAATAGAAAATTCTACAAAATCGTAATTGaaacaattacaaattaaaTTCTATTTGATCTAACATCACTCTGATTTTTTAGAACCATTTCTATCAGAATCATTATATAACAATTCTACTCAAACCATTTCAACTTTGGAATAAAACGTGGTAGAATCAGTTTTACACGTGTTCAAAAAAAGAAGGAACATAACTACTGGGAAGCTGATATTCATATTGTAGTATAGCATAATATGGATTAATTTTGCGGTAGTAACAAgacaataaattttaaatttacatTTCTCTCTCGTATACTACAATAAGAATAATCATATTTCTTCACATgctctttcatttatatgaATGATTTGATACAATACATAACATGATTGACATGtgaaaaattgagaaataatATTGCAGTACGCTGCAACGAATTCAAAAATTCGATTGAAATCCAGTGGAAGGATTTGATGATTTCGACTCAATTGTAACACATGTCACAAATTGTGATATGAAACCTTGAGAATGAGAAGGATGTAAGCTCAAATAACCGAATTGGTTCTTCTGTCGTTACATGTAACAAATATCGTAGCTATGGAGTTACAACACTTTTATTTTCAGGGTTTCTAATATAAAGCAGGTAATAAAATTACAATCTTCTTgtcataatttcaaatgaaagaTCAATTGAAAATGTTCATTCTATGTATTACTTAATAAATTTTAACTTGTTAGAACACTTCtaatttttatgtatataaGGATTCTGTAACACCACAGTATATGATTCTacacaaaattatttattatcaacAATGATCGATGTCGATTAATTTTACTATCTATACTAGACCAAAGTGCAAATGACCTGCTCATTTACAATAATCAGATTGAAGATTTCAAAAAAGTAATAGAAATTAAGGTACAAATGTTTATATCCTtatgttttttaatttaatgtcgaTTAGTGGTAAAAGGCGTCAAACCCCTGAGAACCATGTTATCAAGAACACCACTTATGTATGCAGCAACATCTACCGTGTCTTCTTCCGCTTTCCTGATAAAGGGATGTTCTAATAATTTGTTGTACTTCGGCCGTTGTGTCTCttctttaattaaactttaagaATAACAATATGTGATTAACTTGAATAAAAATGCAAGGAAAGTAATCTGTAAAAATCTGTGAATACGTGAAATtaaaatacttgaaataatttACCATGTGTTCACAAAGTTTACAAAATCCATAGTGAAGTGGTTTCCATTTTCATTGGGCGATAACCTTGGTGGATCACCTTGAACTACTTGATAAAGCTGCTCAAATACTGAATTCCACTTAGGATAGGGGAAATAACCTGTAGCAATTTCCATTAATGTAATTCCCAATGACCATACATCGCTTCTCACGTCATAGCCCCTTGCGCGCTGAGGATCTATCCTCTCTGGCTAAAAGATGACAATAAAATGAACCTCTTCAATGTATCCACAAAATAACTTTAATACCTTCCATTTAATTTGTTACTTTACATACAGCCATGTAAGGTCTACATCCAGCGTCTCGAGTGCGTGCAATTGAATCTACTAATTGTCCTGATATACCAAAGTCGCACAGTTTTATATTACCATGTCGGTCTAATAGAATATTGCTAGGTTTTACATCTCTATGAATTATTCTCAACTCTTCTTTGAGATAATTCAATGCTTTCACTGTGGCAACAGTAATTTTTCCTAAAATACGTTCTGGTATTCTATCCTTCAATACCTcatgaataaatttataaaatatatccaaTGAAGTATCCATCAGTTCCATGCAAATCCAACAGTCACCCTAAACACAATATGACAAAATATTAGGAAAGAAATAAAGTCTATTATGTAATTTGgtttatgaaaatttgtaattcATGTTATCAATAGTCTAtttaagtataataataaattattatagatcCAAAAACATACTTCTTTAAATAAAGCTCCATAAAATTGCACAATGCATGGACACTCGTTGGATTTCATTACAACTTCTAAATCCATTAATAGTTGTTTCTGTTCCCTTTCATCCACTGTGGAACGAATTCTCTGTAATCGAATATGTTTGTAAACATTAAAGTGGattagataaaataaataaattagattGTCTACCTTCACAGCCATAACAGTGTCACTTATCCTATGAATCATCTTATTTACAGTACCAAATCCTCCCCGTCCTATTTCCCCTAGATCTTGAAGATCTTCACTTGTAAAATCATATATCATATTCGGTGATAGCTGTAATTTTCCAGTACTTTGCATGGACTGACACATTCGTAACTTATCCCTATGATATATATATCGCAATTTATCTTATTAATACACATACAAATCAGACAATATACTCAATATTTCAAATAGAAATTACACTACTTAATAAGGTTGTATTATTTAACAATTCGATACTTTTAATTAATCGTTATTAAATAATAACGATTAATTTAATTACCTTGCTTTATCAGGGAGTTCTGCTGGAACTGCAGGACGTGGTCTTAGTGGCAGTTTTGGCAAAGATAAAGGCAAACTTGGACGAAAAGATCTAGGATTACACATAATGCTAAGAAACAATCTTATGTTTCTTTTGATGTTGTATTCAGATTTAGATATATCTTACATAGGTGGGCATGCTGCTGTAGCTCCACTACTCGAATTGGAAAGGGAAGAATTTGTTGAATTAATTAATGTCATATCACTTCCTTGTGTCTGAAAACTACATTTCAATGGTCTTCGTTTTTCTGTaagaaaataagtaaaatataataacattattGTGAATGTCTAAGTTAATCTCAATAAGCAATTACTACTAGTAAATACCTGCtccctaaaaaaaaaaaaaaaatatttagtcaCGGAAAAAATGAAGTTCTTAATTAGAGTTCAAGACTATATATAGATTCTATGATATAaaatttttgttcatttttttaatgAACTTCTTAAACATATGTGTTATACctaactataattatattatatatctattctAAACAGATTTTGTACCTTACTCATAAATTTGGCTGATAACTAACAATTTAAGTGAGTCAACAAAATATAAGAAATTAGATGAAATCTTTACAGGTCTAAATAGACCTAAGCAGAACCTAATTTCAAGAAAACAGTAttaattattttactattattgatGATTAAATATTGTGAAGGTTTAAatgtattataaaaatgaatcatttCTACAAATATTTATCATGAAATACATAGAAGTGATTATGACATAAAGTTCACTTTCCTATGTACATATGTTTCAGCAATTAATTTCATATATCAAATTTCTTCGATATATTTTATGATGTGTAAAAATAATGGAACTACAATCCATTTAGTTGTATTGCATTTGAGTTTGATTCAGAAATCATAAATATTACTTTACCTCTTCGGTTTCGTAAAGTACTTTGGAAAAAAAAAGTTATACACAATTATTAAACATAGAAATACCTTTTGAATATTATTCCACTATAGAAACctatttcaatttaataaaaaaaaaacaaaatatttttgtattaacaTAATTGATATTTTCAAAATCCTCAAGAAACATACATTACGTAAACTTCCAtttgttttatataataaagttaTTGTGAATGCATATATGATTCTTAAATTGGTATACACATGCGTGTATAGTCATCAAAA from Megalopta genalis isolate 19385.01 chromosome 3, iyMegGena1_principal, whole genome shotgun sequence harbors:
- the LOC117222177 gene encoding dual specificity mitogen-activated protein kinase kinase 4 isoform X2; the encoded protein is MTDNRGNFSIPTNQSSSRSFNSLRLEFGPINDVQNEMSEKRRPLKCSFQTQGSDMTLINSTNSSLSNSSSGATAACPPILPLSLPKLPLRPRPAVPAELPDKARDKLRMCQSMQSTGKLQLSPNMIYDFTSEDLQDLGEIGRGGFGTVNKMIHRISDTVMAVKRIRSTVDEREQKQLLMDLEVVMKSNECPCIVQFYGALFKEGDCWICMELMDTSLDIFYKFIHEVLKDRIPERILGKITVATVKALNYLKEELRIIHRDVKPSNILLDRHGNIKLCDFGISGQLVDSIARTRDAGCRPYMAPERIDPQRARGYDVRSDVWSLGITLMEIATGYFPYPKWNSVFEQLYQVVQGDPPRLSPNENGNHFTMDFVNFVNTCLIKEETQRPKYNKLLEHPFIRKAEEDTVDVAAYISGVLDNMVLRGLTPFTTNRH
- the LOC117222177 gene encoding dual specificity mitogen-activated protein kinase kinase 4 isoform X1 → MTDNRGNFSIPTNQSSSRSFNSLRLEFGPINDVQNEMSEKRRPLKCSFQTQGSDMTLINSTNSSLSNSSSGATAACPPISFRPSLPLSLPKLPLRPRPAVPAELPDKARDKLRMCQSMQSTGKLQLSPNMIYDFTSEDLQDLGEIGRGGFGTVNKMIHRISDTVMAVKRIRSTVDEREQKQLLMDLEVVMKSNECPCIVQFYGALFKEGDCWICMELMDTSLDIFYKFIHEVLKDRIPERILGKITVATVKALNYLKEELRIIHRDVKPSNILLDRHGNIKLCDFGISGQLVDSIARTRDAGCRPYMAPERIDPQRARGYDVRSDVWSLGITLMEIATGYFPYPKWNSVFEQLYQVVQGDPPRLSPNENGNHFTMDFVNFVNTCLIKEETQRPKYNKLLEHPFIRKAEEDTVDVAAYISGVLDNMVLRGLTPFTTNRH